The Acinonyx jubatus isolate Ajub_Pintada_27869175 chromosome D1, VMU_Ajub_asm_v1.0, whole genome shotgun sequence genome includes a window with the following:
- the LOC106970939 gene encoding folate receptor beta-like codes for MGTQGHKDMARRLTPLLLLLLAWTASMCSARNRVDLLNVCMDAKHHKTKPGPEDKLHDQCTPWRKNACCSHNTSQELHKDPSLLYNFNLDHCGKIEPACKRHFIQDNCLYECSPNLGPWIQEVNQSWRKERFLDVPLCKEDCQQWWEDCRTSYTCKSNWHKGWDWSSGSNKCPAGATCRTFETYFPTPAALCEGIWSHSYKLSNYSRGSGRCIQMWFDPAQGNPNEEVARFYALAMSAGAMSHGIGLLLLSLVPMLHLWLLS; via the exons ATGGGAACCCAG GGACACAAAGACATGGCCCGGAGACTGACAccactcctgctgctgctgctggcctggACAGCCTCCATGTGCAGTGCCCGGAACAGGGTAGACCTGCTCAACGTCTGCATGGACGCCAAGCACCACAAGACAAAGCCAGGCCCCGAGGACAAGTTGCATGACCAG TGCACTCCCTGGAGGAAGAACGCCTGCTGCTCACACAACACCAGCCAGGAGCTGCACAAGGACCCCTCCCTCTTGTATAACTTTAACCTGGACCACTGCGGCAAGATAGAGCCTGCCTGCAAGCGCCACTTCATTCAGGACAACTGTCTGTACGAGTGCTCACCCAATCTGGGGCCCTGGATCCAGGAG gtgAACCAGAGCTGGCGCAAGGAACGCTTCCTGGACGTGCCCCTGTGCAAGGAGGACTGTCAGCAATGGTGGGAGGACTGCCGCACGTCCTACACCTGCAAGAGCAACTGGCACAAGGGCTGGGACTGGAGCTCAG GATCGAACAAGTGTCCGGCCGGAGCCACCTGCCGCACATTTGAGACCTACTTTCCCACGCCCGCAGCCCTGTGTGAGGGCATCTGGAGCCACTCCTACAAACTCAGCAACTACAGCCGAGGGAGCGGCCGCTGCATCCAGATGTGGTTCGACCCGGCCCAGGGCAACCCCAATGAGGAGGTGGCCAGGTTCTATGCCTTGGCCATGAGTGCGGGGGCCATGTCCCATGGGATTGGGCTTCTCCTGCTCAGCCTGGTCCCTATGCTGCACCTCTGGCTCCTCAGCTGA